The following are encoded in a window of Caloenas nicobarica isolate bCalNic1 chromosome 32, bCalNic1.hap1, whole genome shotgun sequence genomic DNA:
- the LOC136000297 gene encoding olfactory receptor 14J1-like: MSYDRYVAICKPLHYGTLLGSRACVHMAAAAWASGFLDALLHTANTFSLPLCKGNALDQFFCEIPQILKLSCPDAYLREAGLLIFGAKVFFVCFVFILLSYVQIFRAVLRIPSEQGWHKAFSTCLPHLAVVSLFISTAMFAYLKPPSISSPSLDLVVSVLYSVVPPVVNPLIYSMRNQELRDALRKLMAG; this comes from the coding sequence ATGTCCTACGAtcgctacgttgccatctgcaaacccctgcactacgggaccctcctgggcagcagagcttgtgtccacatggcagcagctgcctgggccagtgggtttctcgATGCTCTGttgcacacggccaatacattttcactgccactgtgcaagggcaatgccctggaccagttcttctgtgaaattcctcagatcctcaagctctcctgcccagatgcctacctcagggaagctgggcttcttaTATTTGGTGCCAAGGtattctttgtatgttttgtgttcatcctcctctcctacgttcagatcttcagggccgtgctgaggatcccctctgagcagggatggcacaaagccttttccacgtgcctccctcacctggccgtggtctctctgtttatcagcactgccatgtttgcctacctgaagcccccctccatctcctccccatccctggacctggtggtgtctgttctgtactcagtggtgcctccagtagtgaaccccctcatctacagcatgaggaatcAGGAGCTCagggatgccctgaggaaactgatggCTGGATAA